From Candidatus Sphingomonas colombiensis, one genomic window encodes:
- a CDS encoding efflux RND transporter periplasmic adaptor subunit, with translation MIEARRRRHIVLGALGLLALILVAWVLLRTPPAKATPPPPIPVTAAKAVSRDLPISIIGLGAAQAWNSITILSQVSGKLLRVNFTEGSDVRAGQVLAEVDPSPYLAALQQAEGTLRRDQAQLAGARLDLKRYQLLQSQDSIARQTAEDQAVTVAQDEGTVEIDQGAVAAARLNLRWCHITAPVAGRVGVRLVDPGNLVSASGSTASTPSTAAATSNTPASGSGGSGIVVLNEIQPIAVTFTVAEGDFNQIRMLSGDFRNALAVQALSQEDGELLDTGELRIADNRVDPATGTVQLKARFPNGGRHLWPGQFVNVKLATQTIRNAVVIPTTAVNRGPSGQYAFVIGKDGTAAMRPIATEGAEGTLTAVKSGVKPGEIVVVDGQMTLKAGSKVRIVRPAPGQTGA, from the coding sequence ATGATCGAAGCGCGGCGAAGGCGGCATATCGTGCTTGGCGCTCTCGGGCTTTTGGCGCTCATATTGGTGGCATGGGTGCTGCTGCGCACTCCCCCGGCGAAGGCGACACCGCCCCCGCCGATCCCGGTAACGGCGGCGAAAGCGGTTTCCCGCGATCTGCCGATTTCGATCATCGGGCTGGGCGCCGCGCAGGCGTGGAACAGCATCACGATCCTGTCCCAGGTCAGCGGCAAATTGCTCCGCGTCAATTTCACCGAAGGCAGCGACGTGCGCGCCGGGCAGGTGCTCGCGGAGGTCGATCCCTCACCGTATCTCGCCGCGCTCCAGCAGGCCGAGGGAACGCTGCGCCGGGATCAGGCGCAATTGGCGGGCGCGCGGCTCGATCTGAAACGATATCAACTGCTCCAGAGCCAGGATTCGATCGCGCGGCAGACCGCGGAGGATCAGGCGGTGACCGTCGCGCAGGATGAAGGGACGGTGGAAATCGACCAGGGCGCCGTGGCCGCCGCGCGCCTCAATCTGCGCTGGTGCCATATCACCGCCCCGGTTGCCGGGCGGGTCGGCGTGCGGCTCGTCGATCCCGGCAATCTGGTCAGCGCGAGCGGATCGACCGCGAGTACCCCGAGCACCGCCGCAGCGACCAGCAACACGCCCGCCAGCGGATCGGGCGGAAGCGGGATCGTGGTGCTCAACGAGATCCAGCCGATCGCGGTGACGTTCACCGTCGCGGAAGGGGATTTCAATCAAATCCGCATGTTGTCAGGCGATTTTCGCAACGCGCTCGCGGTGCAGGCGCTCAGCCAGGAAGACGGCGAACTGCTCGATACCGGCGAGTTGCGCATCGCGGACAATCGGGTCGATCCGGCGACGGGGACGGTGCAGCTCAAGGCGCGCTTTCCCAACGGCGGCCGACATCTGTGGCCGGGCCAGTTCGTCAACGTGAAGCTGGCCACCCAGACGATCCGCAACGCCGTCGTGATCCCCACCACCGCCGTCAATCGCGGGCCGAGCGGGCAATATGCCTTCGTCATCGGGAAAGACGGCACGGCGGCGATGCGCCCGATCGCGACCGAGGGAGCAGAGGGCACGCTGACCGCGGTGAAGAGCGGGGTTAAGCCGGGAGAGATCGTCGTCGTCGATGGCCAGATGACGCTGAAGGCGGGATCGAAAGTTCGCATCGTCCGCCCTGCCCCCGGGCAAACCGGCGCTTGA
- a CDS encoding ChbG/HpnK family deacetylase — MSAPRLIVCADDFALSRLISETIASLAHKGRINAISCMTVCPGWARDVELLEGLPSSVQLGLHLTLTCEEPLTDMPEYLPDGGRMPEIDPLTAAAAKGNLPLEEIACEIDAQFRAFRKATGRAPDFVDAHQHAHVLPGIRRLFLDAVAEHAPNAWIRDCGDRVSAIAARPYRGKAIGSAYHARGLRRAAARRGIACNTSFAGHYDFRSDYEAIFPRFLRRPGKMHLIMCHPGAGTLPGDDIADARPREAAALHRMRIADMARAHGLEFDA; from the coding sequence ATGAGCGCGCCGCGCCTTATCGTTTGCGCCGACGATTTCGCTCTGTCGCGCCTGATCAGCGAGACGATCGCGTCGCTCGCGCATAAGGGCCGTATTAACGCGATCAGTTGCATGACGGTCTGCCCCGGCTGGGCGCGCGACGTCGAACTGCTCGAGGGGCTGCCGTCGAGCGTCCAGCTCGGGCTGCATCTTACGCTCACCTGCGAGGAGCCGCTTACCGACATGCCGGAATATCTGCCCGACGGCGGCCGGATGCCGGAGATCGATCCGCTGACCGCGGCGGCGGCGAAGGGCAATTTGCCACTCGAAGAGATTGCGTGCGAGATCGACGCGCAATTTCGCGCCTTCCGCAAGGCGACCGGCCGCGCGCCCGATTTCGTTGACGCGCATCAGCATGCCCATGTCCTTCCCGGCATCCGCCGACTGTTCCTCGACGCGGTGGCCGAACATGCGCCCAACGCGTGGATTCGCGATTGCGGCGACCGGGTGAGCGCGATCGCGGCGCGGCCCTATCGCGGCAAGGCGATCGGCAGCGCCTATCATGCGCGTGGCCTGCGGCGCGCGGCGGCGCGGCGCGGGATTGCCTGCAATACCAGCTTCGCGGGGCATTACGATTTCCGCAGCGATTATGAAGCGATCTTCCCGCGCTTCCTGCGGCGGCCGGGCAAGATGCATCTCATCATGTGCCACCCCGGCGCGGGGACGTTGCCCGGCGACGATATCGCCGACGCTCGCCCGCGTGAGGCAGCGGCCTTGCACCGGATGCGGATCGCGGACATGGCTCGCGCGCATGGCCTGGAATTCGACGCATGA
- a CDS encoding sigma-70 family RNA polymerase sigma factor codes for MAEPTLVSAYGEQRALLMRLLTARLGSATDAEDALQDLWFRIVSSPAGRVDNPAAYLMRMAGNLATDRRIAARRRATLETHWVESGDSAIDLPSPERETLARDALRRADMVIAAMPERMRVAYRLFRIDHVPQREIADQLGISLSAVEKLLQRAYRRLHAMADGVGDE; via the coding sequence ATGGCGGAGCCGACACTGGTTTCCGCTTATGGGGAGCAGCGCGCCTTGTTGATGCGCCTGCTCACCGCGCGGCTGGGCAGCGCGACGGACGCAGAGGATGCGTTGCAGGATCTGTGGTTTCGCATCGTCTCCAGCCCGGCCGGGCGGGTGGACAATCCGGCGGCCTATCTGATGCGCATGGCCGGCAATCTGGCGACCGATCGGCGGATCGCCGCGCGACGCCGTGCGACGCTGGAAACGCATTGGGTGGAATCGGGGGATTCGGCGATCGATCTGCCATCGCCGGAACGCGAAACGCTGGCGCGCGATGCGTTGCGCCGCGCGGATATGGTGATCGCCGCGATGCCGGAACGGATGCGCGTCGCCTATCGCCTGTTCCGCATCGATCACGTGCCGCAGCGCGAAATCGCGGATCAGTTGGGTATCTCGCTCAGCGCGGTAGAGAAATTGTTGCAGCGTGCCTATCGCCGGCTGCACGCCATGGCGGACGGAGTTGGCGATGAGTAA
- a CDS encoding glycosyltransferase family 2 protein: MFQDFMRPDRFGATTFEGGGRSRGWSVLLPFFNERDYLRDTVASLAGQSEPPFLILIDNGSSDGSAEVAVEVAREYGVPHLLVHEPRPGKVAALAAGLPFVATPYVATCDADTWYPPHYLAAGQALLEQDGRGGAGAYFVSRRASVAERAAGAFQIQLVARLFPGQCHAGGAGQVFRTSTLRRAGGFDPARWNLVLEDHEVIHRLLQQGSMGYGAALWCAPAPRKRDRASVRWTVAERLCYLAMAARAGDWFFYDYLARRLIRRKLSSDRLRERRFQAGGGSPAAQEAFVPAMVTA, translated from the coding sequence GTGTTTCAGGACTTCATGCGCCCGGATCGGTTTGGCGCGACGACATTCGAGGGGGGAGGTCGTTCGCGTGGCTGGTCTGTCTTGCTACCGTTTTTCAATGAGCGGGATTATCTTCGCGACACGGTGGCAAGTCTGGCGGGGCAGTCGGAACCGCCGTTCCTGATACTGATCGACAACGGCAGCTCGGACGGCAGCGCCGAAGTGGCGGTCGAAGTGGCGCGCGAATATGGCGTGCCGCATCTGCTGGTGCATGAGCCGCGTCCCGGCAAGGTTGCGGCACTGGCGGCGGGGTTGCCGTTCGTCGCGACCCCTTATGTCGCGACGTGCGACGCCGACACCTGGTATCCGCCGCATTATCTGGCCGCCGGGCAAGCGCTGCTCGAGCAGGACGGACGGGGCGGCGCGGGGGCCTATTTCGTGTCGCGCCGCGCGAGCGTCGCCGAACGCGCGGCGGGCGCATTCCAGATCCAGCTCGTCGCGCGGCTGTTCCCCGGACAGTGCCATGCCGGTGGCGCCGGGCAGGTGTTTCGCACGAGCACGCTGCGCCGCGCGGGCGGGTTCGATCCCGCGCGCTGGAATCTTGTGCTGGAGGATCACGAGGTGATCCATCGCCTGCTTCAGCAGGGCTCGATGGGTTATGGCGCGGCTCTGTGGTGTGCGCCCGCGCCGCGCAAGCGCGATCGTGCCTCGGTGCGGTGGACCGTCGCGGAGCGGCTTTGTTATCTCGCCATGGCCGCACGCGCCGGTGACTGGTTCTTCTACGATTATCTCGCGCGCCGCCTCATCCGCCGGAAATTGTCGAGCGATCGCTTGCGCGAACGGCGTTTCCAGGCCGGCGGCGGTTCGCCGGCCGCACAGGAGGCGTTCGTGCCCGCGATGGTGACGGCATGA
- a CDS encoding uracil-DNA glycosylase: MTSVASPLPATEPSHDCSNCPRLAAVREELRVTHPDWWNAPVPLFGDPDAWLVVVGLAPGKDGANRTGRPFTGDFAGALLFATLAKFGLSEGAYKGRLDDGVALKGVAVVNAVRCLPPANKPTPEEIRSCRPFLQAPIDALPHARVFVALGQIAHQSTVKVLGGKLPKARFAHLAEHRVPDGRMLIDSYHCSHYNQSTGRLTPAMFEAVFERALALRG; encoded by the coding sequence ATGACCAGCGTAGCATCACCTCTGCCCGCCACCGAGCCATCGCACGATTGCTCGAATTGTCCCCGCCTCGCCGCCGTGCGCGAGGAATTGCGCGTGACGCATCCCGATTGGTGGAACGCCCCGGTGCCGCTGTTCGGCGATCCCGATGCGTGGCTGGTGGTTGTCGGCCTGGCGCCGGGCAAGGATGGCGCGAATCGCACCGGGCGACCGTTTACCGGCGATTTCGCGGGGGCATTGCTCTTCGCCACGCTCGCGAAGTTTGGGCTGAGCGAGGGCGCGTACAAAGGACGGTTGGACGATGGCGTGGCGCTGAAGGGCGTCGCGGTGGTGAATGCGGTGCGGTGCCTGCCCCCCGCGAACAAGCCGACGCCGGAGGAAATCCGCTCCTGCCGCCCCTTTCTGCAAGCGCCGATCGACGCGCTTCCCCATGCGCGCGTGTTCGTCGCGCTGGGGCAGATCGCGCACCAGTCGACGGTCAAGGTGCTGGGCGGGAAGCTGCCCAAGGCGCGTTTCGCGCATCTCGCCGAGCATCGCGTGCCGGATGGGCGGATGCTGATCGATAGCTATCATTGCTCGCACTACAATCAGAGCACCGGGCGCCTGACGCCCGCGATGTTCGAGGCGGTATTCGAGCGCGCACTGGCCCTGCGCGGCTAG
- a CDS encoding FecR domain-containing protein gives MSNIDDTILDAAIGWHVRQAEMDERAWLDFVTWLEADPAHARAYDMVSMADVERHAPTRVDLPVAANDEDGIGARRWYRRRPGFAVAAAAFAAAMVGSVGLMEQRRGSDAPIAIAANGPRMLALADGTRVAMASGARMTIGGGDQRSASVENGRVTFHVTHDADHPFTVRMGDWEVQDVGTIFAITRSADGVDVSVSEGSVLFDPQNNRIALKAGEGLTVLPGNRMVRSRLDSNQARTVVFSGQPIRFAAETIGLVLGRDVRADDSVALTPFTGIVRLTGDAPRDMAHLAELTGMRVSHEGDGWIIASSAGPTR, from the coding sequence ATGAGTAACATCGACGACACGATCCTCGACGCGGCGATCGGCTGGCACGTCCGTCAGGCGGAGATGGACGAGCGGGCGTGGCTCGATTTCGTCACCTGGCTGGAGGCCGATCCGGCGCACGCTCGCGCTTATGACATGGTGAGCATGGCCGATGTGGAACGCCATGCACCGACGCGCGTCGATTTGCCGGTGGCCGCCAATGACGAAGACGGAATCGGCGCGCGGCGCTGGTATCGTCGTCGACCCGGCTTCGCGGTGGCAGCGGCGGCGTTTGCGGCGGCGATGGTCGGCAGCGTCGGGCTGATGGAGCAGCGGCGCGGCAGCGATGCCCCGATCGCGATTGCCGCAAACGGCCCGCGTATGCTTGCGCTTGCTGATGGCACGCGGGTCGCGATGGCATCGGGCGCGCGCATGACCATCGGTGGCGGCGATCAGCGTTCGGCGTCGGTGGAAAACGGGCGTGTCACTTTCCATGTCACGCATGATGCCGATCACCCCTTCACCGTGCGGATGGGCGATTGGGAAGTGCAGGACGTCGGCACGATATTCGCGATCACGCGCAGCGCCGATGGCGTGGACGTTAGCGTCAGCGAGGGATCGGTGCTGTTCGATCCCCAGAACAACCGCATCGCACTAAAGGCGGGCGAGGGGCTCACTGTTCTTCCGGGGAATCGGATGGTGCGATCGCGACTCGATTCGAATCAGGCGCGGACCGTGGTTTTTTCAGGTCAGCCGATTCGATTCGCTGCGGAAACGATCGGACTTGTCCTGGGACGGGACGTTCGTGCCGATGATAGCGTGGCGCTGACGCCCTTTACCGGCATCGTTCGATTGACGGGCGACGCGCCCCGCGACATGGCGCATCTTGCGGAACTGACAGGAATGCGCGTTTCTCATGAGGGGGATGGCTGGATCATCGCATCGTCGGCTGGGCCGACGCGCTAG
- the folK gene encoding 2-amino-4-hydroxy-6-hydroxymethyldihydropteridine diphosphokinase, which yields MTQSYLIALGSNRRGRHGDPRAELRAALAAIGAKHMSPIITSAPLGPSNRAYANAVALIESDDTPPELLVRLKKIEHAFGRRRGRRWGARVIDLDIIAWSGGIWRSPGLVIPHVALRERDFVLRPLADLAPSWRDPVTGLNAKQLHTRLTRRRALPNRRGAGEGP from the coding sequence ATGACGCAAAGCTACCTGATCGCGCTCGGCTCCAATCGCCGGGGTCGCCACGGCGATCCGCGCGCGGAATTGCGCGCGGCGCTGGCGGCGATCGGTGCGAAACACATGTCGCCGATCATCACCAGCGCGCCGCTCGGCCCATCGAATCGCGCTTATGCCAATGCCGTCGCACTGATCGAGAGCGACGACACGCCCCCGGAACTGTTGGTACGCCTGAAGAAAATCGAGCACGCCTTCGGCCGCCGACGCGGGCGGCGCTGGGGCGCCCGCGTGATCGATCTCGACATTATCGCCTGGTCGGGCGGCATATGGCGTTCGCCCGGCCTCGTCATTCCTCATGTGGCATTGCGCGAACGCGATTTCGTGCTGCGTCCGCTGGCCGATCTCGCTCCCTCCTGGCGCGATCCGGTGACCGGACTAAATGCAAAGCAGCTTCACACACGGTTGACCCGGCGGCGCGCGCTCCCTAACCGGCGTGGCGCTGGTGAGGGTCCGTAG
- a CDS encoding sulfatase-like hydrolase/transferase, protein MSARDPLATPHKAHWPMPTRAPDGAPNIVVILFDDVGFADFGCYGSTIRTPAIDAIAARGLRYSGFHTTAMCSTTRAALMTGRNHHSVGMGCLANFDSGYPGYRGKIRKEAGTLAEMLRPHGYNNYMVGKWHVTPLGETGPAGPVDGWPLGRGFDRFYGFMDAETDQYAPELVRDNTPATPPGTYESGYHLTTDLTDEAIRFVGDHIAAKPDAPFLLWLAYGACHAPHQAPHDLILQYDAEFGHGWDIERERRLAAMKDAGLVPPDTHMPPRNDFVQPWDSYDTDQRRLFTRLQAAYAAMLDHADRNIARLMAFLDRAGLTDDTLVLVLSDNGASQEGMLYGFVNAMGPYNQRPESIEEKIARIDDIGGPDTHANFPLGWAMAANTPLRRYKQNTHGGGIRDPLVVSWPARIPARGEMRHQFAHCVDVVPTLLDLIGLAPPEQVNGVPQMPLEGTSFAASLLDANAPARDGPQYFEMFGHRGIIHQGWKAVAFHPPGTPYDGDKWELFHLDSDFSETNNLAEAEPARLAALIDLWWQEAEAHDVLPLDDRFGPRFAENAARRLGARRVFTFHKGMGHIPTDIAPDLRARSYKIEAHAHVRPGDEGVLIAHGDATCGYSLFLRDGHLHFDVNVGEHQIVRSDAPVAPGDHVLTVEVVHGAPATIALRVDEAMVGTGTIRHGFVNFISWSGLDIGHDRSSPVSDYAAPFAFTGELRKVVVTILDGASGDDEAAAQVLLARE, encoded by the coding sequence GTGAGCGCGCGCGACCCGCTGGCGACGCCGCACAAGGCGCACTGGCCGATGCCGACGCGCGCGCCGGATGGCGCACCGAATATCGTCGTCATCCTGTTCGACGATGTCGGGTTCGCCGATTTCGGCTGCTACGGATCGACGATCCGCACGCCGGCGATCGACGCGATCGCGGCGCGCGGCCTGCGCTATTCCGGTTTCCACACCACCGCGATGTGCTCCACCACCCGCGCCGCACTGATGACCGGGCGCAACCATCATTCGGTCGGCATGGGCTGTCTCGCCAATTTCGACAGTGGCTATCCCGGCTATCGCGGCAAGATCCGCAAGGAGGCGGGTACGCTGGCGGAGATGCTGCGCCCGCACGGCTATAACAATTACATGGTCGGCAAATGGCACGTCACGCCACTCGGTGAGACGGGGCCGGCCGGCCCGGTCGACGGATGGCCGCTGGGGCGCGGGTTCGATCGCTTTTACGGCTTCATGGACGCCGAGACCGATCAATATGCGCCCGAGCTGGTGCGCGACAACACGCCGGCCACCCCGCCGGGAACCTATGAGAGCGGCTATCACCTGACGACCGATCTGACCGACGAGGCGATCCGCTTCGTGGGCGATCACATCGCGGCCAAGCCCGATGCGCCGTTCCTGCTGTGGCTCGCTTATGGCGCCTGCCATGCCCCGCATCAGGCGCCGCATGATCTGATCCTGCAATATGACGCAGAGTTCGGGCACGGCTGGGATATCGAGCGCGAACGACGCCTCGCCGCGATGAAGGACGCAGGGCTGGTCCCGCCCGACACGCATATGCCGCCGCGCAACGATTTCGTGCAGCCGTGGGACAGCTACGACACGGACCAGCGGCGCCTCTTCACGCGGTTGCAGGCCGCCTATGCGGCGATGCTGGATCATGCCGATCGCAATATCGCGCGGCTGATGGCGTTCCTCGATCGCGCCGGCCTGACCGACGATACGCTGGTGCTCGTGCTGTCGGACAATGGCGCGAGCCAGGAAGGGATGCTCTACGGCTTCGTCAACGCGATGGGGCCGTACAACCAGCGACCGGAATCGATCGAGGAAAAGATCGCGCGGATCGACGATATCGGCGGCCCCGATACGCACGCCAATTTCCCGCTCGGCTGGGCGATGGCGGCGAACACGCCGCTACGCCGCTACAAGCAAAACACGCATGGCGGCGGCATCCGCGATCCGCTTGTCGTGAGCTGGCCCGCGCGCATCCCCGCGCGTGGCGAGATGCGGCACCAGTTCGCGCATTGCGTCGATGTGGTGCCGACGCTGCTCGACCTCATCGGGCTCGCCCCGCCCGAACAGGTGAATGGTGTGCCCCAGATGCCGCTGGAGGGGACGAGCTTCGCGGCCAGCCTGCTCGACGCGAACGCCCCGGCGCGCGATGGCCCCCAATATTTCGAGATGTTCGGCCATCGCGGGATCATCCATCAGGGCTGGAAGGCGGTCGCCTTCCACCCGCCCGGCACGCCATATGACGGTGATAAATGGGAGCTGTTCCACCTCGACAGCGACTTTTCCGAAACCAACAATCTCGCCGAAGCGGAGCCGGCGCGCCTCGCCGCGCTGATCGATCTGTGGTGGCAGGAGGCGGAGGCGCATGACGTCTTGCCGCTGGACGATCGCTTCGGCCCGCGTTTCGCGGAGAATGCCGCACGGCGGCTCGGCGCGCGGCGGGTGTTCACCTTCCACAAGGGGATGGGCCATATCCCGACCGATATCGCGCCCGATCTGCGTGCGCGAAGCTACAAGATCGAGGCGCATGCCCATGTCCGCCCCGGCGACGAGGGCGTGCTGATCGCGCATGGCGACGCCACCTGCGGCTACAGCCTGTTCCTGCGCGACGGCCATCTGCATTTCGATGTGAACGTGGGGGAGCATCAGATCGTGCGCTCAGATGCGCCCGTCGCCCCCGGCGATCATGTCCTTACGGTAGAGGTCGTCCACGGTGCGCCGGCCACAATTGCGCTCAGGGTCGATGAAGCAATGGTGGGCACCGGGACGATTCGCCACGGCTTCGTCAATTTCATCTCATGGTCCGGGCTCGACATCGGGCATGACCGATCGAGCCCCGTATCGGACTATGCCGCGCCGTTCGCCTTTACCGGCGAGCTTCGCAAAGTCGTGGTGACCATCCTCGACGGCGCATCGGGCGATGACGAAGCCGCGGCGCAGGTGCTGCTCGCGCGGGAGTGA
- a CDS encoding TonB-dependent receptor: MAGALIAAPLAAAPAEPVSLQTALLQLATRTGDEIVSVEPGLRAIRVQPPPPGLSAEAALRRLLRGTGYRAERIGPRSYRVVRAPERRPAPVKAPSAAVEGEAAPEVLVTASKQHVPLLRFPASILTIRPQASPANSPTADLTDAVRSTPVLQSTALGPGRDKIFIRGIADSSFNGATQATTSYYLDDVQMSYSTPEPGLALVDVRSIEVMEGPQGTLYGAGAIGGIIRIVPNPAQPGVFHGAIAASGAATVEGRPGGDISGFVNLPLAGGVAAVRLVGYQSREGGYIDDPLLNRHAINAIDRIGGRASVRIEAGDGWQVDATGLGQRISAGDAQYIDLGGEDLSRSARAAQPYWNSILLGRVSITKRWASGLEFVSVSGVSQYDAEDHFDATPPGAPEAIGYTTVRSNLLWTNEVRLSRSGANGESWVVGLAVLRNRDAENRTLGPANNPSDIIGVTNVSQNVSMFSELTEPLSRNFSATLGLRATEARVDGYPSIKPRAGDLVRGRMTRRIDPTLALSWQLAPSLSVYGRYQSGFRTGGLAVARGIGRVAEFKSDAIGMGEIGVRRLRRGVTGVNLTAAFSYARWHDIQADLIDRRGQPYTANIGNAHIFTAETSADWVPIAPLRFDLSMLYTVNRVTGPLAATSALDNQRLPNTPPFSAHGGISYKWNAFGGTMHATGAVDYIGRSVLGTGRYLDFEQGEYAVLSARTEWSRRDLTLWLAADNLTDSRGNRFAFGNPFTLAMRAQSTPVRPTTFMIGVKVER, encoded by the coding sequence GTGGCGGGCGCGCTGATCGCCGCGCCGCTCGCCGCCGCCCCCGCGGAGCCGGTTTCGCTTCAAACCGCGCTATTGCAACTCGCCACCCGCACCGGGGACGAGATCGTCAGCGTTGAGCCGGGGCTGCGCGCGATCCGTGTCCAGCCGCCGCCGCCGGGCCTGTCCGCCGAAGCGGCGCTGCGCCGCCTGTTGCGGGGCACTGGCTATCGCGCGGAGCGAATCGGGCCGCGCAGCTATCGCGTGGTCCGTGCGCCGGAGCGCCGGCCCGCGCCGGTGAAGGCTCCATCTGCGGCGGTGGAGGGGGAGGCGGCGCCCGAAGTTCTCGTCACCGCCAGCAAGCAGCACGTGCCGTTGCTGCGCTTTCCCGCGTCGATCCTCACCATCCGGCCACAAGCGAGCCCCGCGAACAGCCCCACCGCGGACCTGACAGACGCGGTGCGCTCCACCCCGGTATTGCAGTCCACCGCGCTTGGGCCGGGGCGCGACAAGATCTTCATCCGGGGCATCGCCGACAGCAGCTTCAACGGCGCGACACAGGCGACGACGAGCTATTATCTTGATGATGTGCAGATGAGCTATTCGACGCCGGAGCCGGGGCTGGCGCTGGTCGACGTTCGCTCGATCGAGGTGATGGAGGGGCCGCAGGGCACGCTCTACGGTGCGGGCGCGATCGGGGGGATCATCCGTATCGTGCCGAATCCGGCGCAACCCGGCGTCTTCCACGGCGCGATCGCCGCCAGCGGCGCGGCGACGGTGGAGGGGCGGCCGGGCGGCGATATATCGGGTTTCGTCAATCTGCCGCTGGCGGGCGGCGTCGCGGCGGTGCGGCTCGTCGGCTATCAGTCGCGCGAGGGCGGTTATATCGACGATCCGCTGCTCAACCGTCACGCGATCAACGCGATCGATCGGATCGGCGGCCGTGCCTCCGTGCGGATCGAAGCGGGGGACGGGTGGCAGGTCGACGCCACCGGGCTGGGGCAGCGGATATCGGCCGGCGATGCGCAATATATCGATCTCGGTGGAGAGGATTTGTCGCGATCGGCGCGCGCGGCACAGCCTTATTGGAACAGCATCCTGCTTGGGCGCGTCAGCATCACCAAGCGCTGGGCGAGCGGGCTTGAGTTCGTTTCGGTCAGCGGGGTCAGCCAATATGACGCCGAGGATCATTTCGATGCCACCCCGCCGGGCGCGCCGGAGGCCATCGGCTACACGACTGTGCGCTCCAACCTGCTCTGGACCAACGAAGTGCGCCTGTCGCGTTCGGGCGCGAATGGCGAATCGTGGGTGGTCGGGCTGGCGGTGCTGCGCAATCGCGACGCCGAAAATCGCACGCTCGGCCCAGCCAACAACCCGAGCGATATCATCGGCGTCACGAACGTATCCCAGAACGTGTCGATGTTCAGCGAACTGACCGAGCCGCTTTCCCGCAATTTCTCGGCAACCCTGGGCCTGCGCGCTACCGAGGCGCGCGTCGACGGCTATCCGTCGATCAAGCCGCGCGCGGGCGATCTGGTGCGCGGGCGAATGACGCGGCGCATCGACCCAACGCTCGCGCTGTCATGGCAACTCGCGCCGAGCCTGTCAGTCTATGGCCGTTATCAATCCGGTTTCCGCACCGGGGGCCTCGCGGTGGCGCGCGGGATCGGGCGCGTCGCGGAGTTCAAATCCGATGCGATCGGGATGGGAGAAATCGGCGTTCGGCGGCTGCGGCGCGGCGTGACCGGCGTCAATCTTACCGCCGCATTCTCCTATGCGCGCTGGCACGATATCCAGGCCGATCTGATCGACCGGCGCGGCCAGCCCTACACCGCGAATATCGGCAATGCCCATATCTTCACGGCGGAGACGAGCGCGGATTGGGTGCCGATCGCGCCGCTGCGTTTCGATCTGTCCATGCTCTACACCGTCAATCGCGTCACCGGCCCGCTGGCCGCGACATCGGCGTTGGACAATCAACGCCTGCCGAATACGCCACCGTTCAGCGCACACGGCGGGATCAGCTATAAATGGAATGCATTCGGCGGCACGATGCATGCGACGGGCGCGGTGGACTATATCGGTCGCTCCGTGCTGGGCACCGGGCGCTATCTGGATTTTGAGCAGGGGGAATATGCCGTCCTGTCGGCGCGGACCGAATGGTCACGCCGTGACCTGACCCTGTGGCTGGCGGCCGACAACCTTACCGACAGCCGGGGCAATCGCTTCGCATTCGGCAACCCGTTCACGCTGGCGATGCGTGCGCAGAGCACGCCGGTGCGCCCCACCACGTTTATGATCGGCGTCAAAGTGGAGCGATGA